Within the Sarcophilus harrisii chromosome 2, mSarHar1.11, whole genome shotgun sequence genome, the region AACAAAGCGGTGTCCCCGCCTCCCCCTTAGTCTCGGCTTGGGAGATGGGAGGGAGGGTGAGTCTGGTCCCTGGGACCTCTCAAGGTCGCCGCTATCCCGGCTGTGCCCCTCTAACTCTAGCCGGACCCTTCGGAGTCCCGTTCTGCTTAGGGCCTTGGGACTCTCCCCGCGCGCGCCGCATCTCAGGTCCGAACGCTGCCCTGGAGATTCCACGCGAGACCCAGGAAGTCCTGGTCTCCGGACTTTTGCCTCTAGGAAAGGGTTAGGCTTCGGGTGACACACCCAGGCGAGGAAAAGTAGCAGCTCCCCCCGGGAAATCTCCCGAACCTCGGTGTGAAAGGTGCCGAACAGTGACCGAGTCGGAAATCTGCTCGGGGCCCCGTACTGAACCCGAGGTAACCCAGGCTGGGGGGGACGTGGGCATATAAAGAGCCTCCTGACTTCCCGCCAGGAGCCCCAGGTGCCCACATCTCATACCCCCGCAGCGCACATGAGGCCCCAGCCACAGATTTCGTTTTTGGCCCGGGCCACGCAGGGTCCCAGTAAGATCCCACGCCTCCCAGGCCAGGGGGTTCCCCCTGTTCCCCCAGACACCAGGCTCCACCGCCCTCGGGTACGGATCAAACCCCATCACATCCCATTAAGTACAATTCGCTTCCCCgttttcatttccctttataACCCCGGACTAAGTAAATGCGTCTGGACCTGATTGAATTGTTAGCGCCTTTGGTCCCGCTCCAACGCCAGGGAGCGTCTCCAAACTCACTGCGCGGGCTGCGGCCGAAACTCTGGACAGAATTCATCCCACGCGGGTCCAGGCGCACTGACTGCGCGGCGGCTCGCAGCTCCGGAACacagtctctctccctcctctcttcacGCTCCTGTTCCCCACTTACTCGTTCTCTGTCCTCCACAGTTCTTCTCTGCAGGGAAAGCGAGCATAGAACAACCATTCGGAGCCTGAGAGAACTCATCCTACGTGGAGACCGGGCCAGCGGGGTCAGCGGGATGGGAGGACAAGTGTCCTGGAGCCGTGCACAGACTGAGTATTCCAGCATCCCCTCTAAAAGAAATAAGCTTTCCGCCGCGCTCCTACACTTGTCCGTAGATCTAGTTGTCTGGGCCGGGATCCGcggggagggaaaaaaagtgcGGAATCTTGTAGAGCCTTGGGGCCCTGCGCACCTGGTTTTCCCTTCACCTCCAGTAGGAATAGTCTCCTGACTCTTGTGAGAATCCAGATTTTGCTTTTGAGGAattctggtttttgtttgtttgtttgtttgttttggggggattGTTTTTACAGGTTGGTTAGTGGCTTTTTTGCGCAAACGggtaaaaatagaaaactagaaaaaaaaaaaaaaagatattaagaagtCAGGCCTGAAGCTGCAGACATTTGTGGCCCCGGGCCCGAGATGGAACTGGGAGCGCCTCCTAATTGCAGCTTCGTTAGATTTCGAGTTTCAAGGCTGATGCTCGAGCGCGCTAATATCCGCCGCCCATTATCCCGGCTAATAAATTTGACCTATTGTTCGTTTGTTAAAATGATGTCACCTTGGAACAGTCCCTAAGCTCCTATTTCCATGAATTAGCCCTTTATTGAAACCCAGGAGCCAATGAGAAGAGAGAGGCTTGTTGCTCCCAGCCAATGGCAGTGGCGAGAGAGAAATTAGCAGCGGAAACTCCAGGTTCGGTTCAAGAAAGATGACACAGAGCCTGTCGGGCCCGCGCACTCTTGGCAAAGTTTCAGTGCGAGGAGAGGCGCCGGGCCCTTCATGGCTGCGCCGTAACGGGGACCCAGCCGCCTCCccgcccagcccagcccagcccgcCCGCCCGCCCAGGATGGAGGCGCCCGCCAGCGCGCAGACCCCACATCCTCACGAGCCCATCAGCTTCGGCATAGACCAGATTCTCAACAGCCCGGACCAGGACAGCGCGCCCGCCCCCAGGGGCCCCGACGGCGCCAGCTACCTGGGGGGACCTGGGAGCCGGCCGGGCGCCACGTACCCGTCGCTGCCGGCCTCCTTCGCCGGCCTTGGCGCACCCTTTGAGGACGCGGGATCTTACAGTGTCAACCTCAGCCTGGCACCGGCCGGGGTGATACGAGTTCCGGCGCACAGGCCGCTCCCGGGGGCCGTGCCGCCGCCACTGCCCAGTGCGCTGCCCGCCATGCCCGCGGTGCCCGCTGTGCCAAGCCTGGGCGGACTCAACTTTCCCTGGATGGAAAGCAGCCGTCGCTTTGTGAAAGATCGTTTCACAGGTGAGCCATCGCTAGCGGCGCGGCTCTGCGCCGCGCCCCATCGCTCCCGGGGCCCTTCCACCGCTTCGCTCCCCAGCCAGGTGATGGGTGTGTTCCCAAGGTCAGGGCCTCTGTGCTTCTTGCCTTTGGTTCCGTCCCCAGACCGCTCACCTCGCAGGCCGCCAGCCCAAATCGTTTCCTTGGGAAAAAATCTCGGAATAACGAGAATTGGAGAGGCCTCCGAGCCCTGAGCCCCTGGAGACCCCCGCGGCgtcggggtggggtgggggatcGGGGCTCTTGGAGAGTTAGACGGGGGCGGGGTTGCGGGAGGTGGTGGAGAGGAGGGTTGTCTCTGGTCCTTGTCGGGCCCCTGAGTCGTGGGAACAAacgaaatcaaatgaaataaataagtgGTTTGCATCTGGAGGGGAGCGTGAGCCTGGGCCCGGCCAGGGATCCCAGGGAGTCCCCCTGCTCCTGTTCTCGATCAGGGTAAGCCCAATCAGCGAAAAGTGGCCTGGGCCTGGGCTCCAACAAGTACCATCTATCTCCATAGCAGCGGCCGCGCTCACTCCCTTCACCGTAACTCGAAGAATCGGACACCCATATCAGAACCGGACGCCCCCGAAAAGGAAGAAGCCCCGCACATCTTTCTCTCGGGTGCAGATCTGCGAACTAGAAAAACGTTTCCATCGCCAGAAGTACCTGGCCTCTGCCGAGAGGGCGGCGCTCGCCAAATCCCTCAAGATGACCGACGCGCAGGTCAAGACCTGGTTCCAAAACAGGAGGACCAAGTGGCGGTGAGAGAAGTCAGCTCGGCCTGGAGCCGGTCCTAGACTCTGGCCTTTTTCACTTCTTCCTCCCGCCTGCCTTCCgtctccctcctctctgtctctctggctccTTATCTCTCCCGGCCCGTTTCTACCTCTGTGTCTGTACGACAACTGTAAGCTCTTGCTCCCTATCACCTTGCACGGcctttattcctctttttcttcctgcctttttcccccttcttattCCTCCTCCTAGTCATTCTGAATTTTTTACATTCTCTCCTCTCCAAATGTTTCTTCCCACCgctttccttctctccacctcGGTCCATCTCTAGGATTCCCGCTCTCGTTTTTGTAcagttatttttcttgttctggTTCATCTCCCGGTtccttgtttcttctttcttctccatgcttctgttttttgtttccctatttttcctaaTCTTCTCTTTATGTTCTCATTTTGGAagtgaggtttttgtttttgttttcgttctctctctctctctctctctctctctctctctctccctctctccctctctctctctcccccttcctttcctctctccatttccttctccctagTATGATTTTATCCAGCCTCTTTGCCCCATTTCGGTTCTTTTACCCATTTCCCAGAGCATTTTACCTGCATGGGTTGAGAGGGCTCTCTGATTTGGGTGAAAAGGGTTTCAGGAAAATGGATTGAAGGACAAATCAGTAACAAGAGAGGATTCTAAGAGGCAACGAGGGAGGGACATCTCCCTCAAAACATAGTTGTGTTCTTAAAGGCAACAGACCATTTTCTAATTGTTCTTATTACAGAATCGAAACTATCTTTGTTATCTAAATATCAATAACGAAGCACCCGCAGCTTAGCGGAGTATCCTCCCTCGTAGAAAGCAACAGCATCGAAAAATCTACCGACAAAACCAAAGAGGGGAGCAGAAGTTGGGGGAGGGGTAGAGACTTCTCGGTGGGGTCTAGGAGGCCCGGATGGGTAGAATCCGTTTTCCTGGGACGAGTTTTTGTGGCtcctttttgattttgctttctgGGACCAGGCAGGTTCCTGGGACCTGCCTGATCCTACTACCCGACCCCACCTCCAGTGCTCATCCAGCCCAGTCCCGCCTTCCTCCTTAATCTAGGAGCCACGGAAGTCAGTGGGGTCTTCTCCAAAGAGCTGCTGGATGTCTGGTCCCCAGCTCTTGGCCATAACCGGTCccggagaaatttttaaaatcgTGATCTCGGGATTAAGGGAAAGAAGACTCCGGGGTGAGGAAGAGCTGCGGGGTAGGGGTTGCGGAAAGGCATAGGGTTTCTCCTCTGGCTGAGGCCAGGAAAGGAAGTAAGTCCTTGCGGGTGTGtccccctctttcccctaccCCGTGCAGGCGGCAGACTGCAGAGGAGAGAGAGGCGGAGAGGCAGCAAGCAAGCCGGCTGATGCTGCAGCTCCAGCATGACGCCTTCCAAAAGAGCCTCAATGACTCCATCCAGCCGGACCCGCTCTGTCTGCACAACTCGTCGCTGTTTGCGCTGCAGAACCTGCAGCCCTGGGAGGAAGAAGGCACCAAGGTTCCCGCCGTCACCTCGCTGGTCTGAGCCGCGGCCGGACCGCCACACCCCGAGAGCGCTTCCGGCCCGGGCCCGAGCCTCGGGGCTAGGGACGGGCCCACAACCGCGGTCTCCCAGCCGGGCTGGGCCGGGCCGGGTCGGGCCAGCGTGGGGGGAGAGCGGGCAGGGGACGGGATGAGAGGCACGGGCTGCCGCCCTCCCAAAGAAGCCGGCAAGCCGCAGGGCATCTGGGACCGCGCCACCCGGCTCAGCCCGCTCCGCCCGCGGCCGCGCTCGCCCCGCAGGGCCCGGGACGAGCGAGGGCTCCGCGCAGCAGCACAATTCGggccttccttcccttccctctgccgGCTCCCAGCCCTCGCCCATGCCCCGGGCCCGACAAAGCGCCTTAGGTTTCACCTGCCCCGTTCCCCCCGGGCGGGGCGCCTGTATAATACTTTGTACTTTTGCCCAAACGTgtaaataaaagttttctttagGAATCGGCGCCCCGAGTCTGCTTCCCCCGGGAGGCGGGAAGAGCTGGGGCGGGATGGGAGGAAAGCCGTGTTGGGAGAGATGGCAGGCCAAACGACCCCAGATTTGGGGAGATAAAGGGGGCAGAGCCCTTTGCTTTTATTCcgttattttattgaattttcgtccattttatttaattaattttatttaataaaatttagctatttaattttacttcattttattttttttgtttccttttctttttctgtcgtTCAGTTTTCCAGTTTTGTTACCCTCCTGGCTTGGGGACTGGGGTGGGGGGAATAGTGGTGAAGGCAGAAGATTCCAGCTGCCCAAGGGCTCTTGGGCCAGTTTCTTATATTTCAGCCTCCCCGGGGACTAGAACGTTCGGTTTAGAGCTCGGATCCCGGGAGGACTCGGGGACTGACGTGAGCTCGCTTCTGGAGCCGCCACCGCACCCCTCCTGGAGGATCGTTCCCCAGGTCAGTGAGTGTCCAGTGACACCATCTCCCTCTTTTGAGCTCAAGCTTGGTTGGGGTCAGAGGCTGGAGAGTCCTTGATACTCTCAGAGACtactagaaagagaaagaagcctAGGAGAAATTTTGGGAAAGAGACTCGACAGTGCAGGAATCTGCGGGCAGGCCTGAACTCTGAAGCCGAACCATAGGGAGTAAAGCCGACCActagggaaggaagggatggtGTAGGAAGTTTATATTCTAGCTCTAGATAGGTGTTGATCTCTCACTTGTGGACCCTAGGCCGAAAGGCAAGAAATTGTTAGATTTGGATCTGGATTTCCAAGGAAGAAGCGGCTTTGCACATGGAAGTCTACACTCTGGCTCCGATGTGATCAGCACTTAAGGGTGAGAGTCCCTGGAGCTGTTCTTCGGAAAATTTCCCCATCCGGTAATCACTGgttatctttcctcctttctcagcATCTTGAGATCTTGAGTGCGCCTTAGAGAGTGGGATGGGACCGCTGAATTGGATAGCTGAGAAAGAGTATAGTTAATGGAAGATGCTTCTGTAAACGTTGGTTAAAGCGACCAAGCTGATCAGTTCTGGGTGTTAAGGCCCACCTCAGCCACTCTGTCTCCGATTAGGAGTAGCAAGAATCTTCTGCCTCAACCTCACAAACTCTCTTGTGCCAGTCTATCCCTAAAAAGTGACCAAGTCTGGGGAAGGGTGGAGAGGGCtcagggaaaaggggagagagagagagatcaaaaaATCTAGCGGCTTTCCTCCTTTACCAGTCTTTGGCTGGGAGGGGTCAGTGCCTCTCTGGCCTTTGTCCTCTGCTTCCAGGAGTCAACACGAGGATGGCAGGAGAAAACAAGCGTTCTCTACTTTCTcaatccctccctttcccttttttcttcttccccctgtCGGGTCGGTTGGGGAGGATCAGGCCGTGGACATTGTTTAACGTAAAAATATCGGTTGCGCCTCCCAGTATCTTAAAGCGGTTGATCTTCGTCAAGAACTTCGAATGTGGATGGATGTTAGGCGTATGGTTGCGTTACCATAGTCCCAAAGATTTCGGACACATTAAGGAAGGCAGAGGAGAAACATGGGGAATCCAAAAACCCTCCAGAATGACCTTTTTCTTGCACTTGGAGCTTTCAGGAGGACGTCTCAGCATCTGCACCTTCTCAAAACAGGTTGGGGGAGTTGCTAGACTTCTGCTCCAGTCACCGTAACTTAggatttttgtctgtttgttttccCTGAGCACACAGAAGGCGAAGTGTCTCTTTCAGAAGCTGGGTGAACCAGAATTAGCGTCGGTTAACTAGCTATTGCTGTTTTGTGTTGGATACTTTCTCAGTGATTAACAATACGCGTCGATGGCCTAGGTCTCAGGAACCCCCTTCTTCTTGTTcccctttcactttttttccacttttttcctcttttccttctctcttctccctgcgccccttcttatttttttctcttttttcctgggGTTTCAGCGCTACTGTCCCTCAAATGGTCTCTCCTGCAGACGCTGGCCAGGTGTCAACCCCCTACTGGGTTCTCTGTTGGTGCCTCCCACTTTCTCAACCTTTCTCCTCGAAAAACCCAGCTCCCTATTTCCCGAATACTCCGCGCTTGGCTTTGGTCCGGTATTCTTCGGAGACTTGACTTTCGTTAGATGCGGGAAATCGGTGCGGCCTTCTTTCAACATTCGCACTCTGAGCCTATGTGGGACGTGTCTCTCTGAGCATCCCAGAGAGAAGACCGAATGAAGTGGATCCCTCCTTTTCCACACCCTCTTCCGGCCTGGTATCTGAAATCCACGGGATCCCAAAGAACACAAACCCTAAAGCACCCGAGGACCGACCAACGCCCCTGAGGGACGTAGCGTGTTGCTCCACCCTCAACCAATCTCCGCCGACTTTCTAGAGCTCCGCTTAAAGACGcgctttaaaggaaaataaaaatcacgCTCTAGAAAGAAAACCACGGAAATGTGCAGGGGGGTTTATCATTAACATCTTAAAACGAGAACTTTCTCGTAGACCTCCCCCAGTTCACAACAAGATCCCAAGGCCTCACCCTTCTGCCTCGGAGAAGGAAGGCAACTGAGTCCCCGGTCTCCGGGGCGGGTCGTCTTACTGAGATCGTATTTTAGGGTCCAGTTGAATTCAGTGTGGGGAGGGTAGTATTGAGGGCTTCGTATTTTATCCGTCGTTTAGTTGAGATTGTTTTCTAACTTCCCATTTTCTCTGAGCTGTATGGGGTTCATCCCACTTATTCCCCTTTACTAAGAACTACGATGGCTGTTTCTGGAATCATCAGGGAACGAAATCAAGCTAATGTGAAGTGGGGCAACTGTATCTCAGGGTCAGTCCGGGGGCCTACCCGAGGTTGGGGTCCCCAGAAGTCACCCGCTTCTTCTAGGAACCAGGACATTCCGAGGTCGAGACACTTCCTACCCTTTCCTTCACTGATAGGGTTCCGCCTCAGGCGGGAAATAGGGATGGAGTTGTATGCTTCAATCTCCTTCATTCCAGTTCTAATTtcttgcctccccctcccccaactctaAATTAGCCGGAGCAAAAAACTCTTGAGCAGAGGCTATATCGATTTGTAATAACGGAAGGACTACACCCTCACGGGGAGCCTCCCTGAAAGCGGATTTTCCGAAATACTTGTAGAAAGTGGGAGGAGAGGAAGCGCGGAGAGGGGTCTGTCGCTAGGGAGGAAACATTTGGTGGTGGGAGAGtgaggaggcagggagaaagaTTTCCTGATTGCAATGATTCGAGGAGAATCAAGAGTGGTGTTGAGATTCGGGGATACAATTAAGGACTCTGATGTCAGCTGGTGAAAAAAGGATGGTATCTGCCGCTCGCTTCCCTGACGTTTGGCACTTCACTGAACTGGATGGAACCGGTTCTCCATCACTTCCCAAGCGCTACTACCACCCCCTACCCACAAACTCGTTGCAATTATTCCGGGAGTGGTGACGCTTCGGGGGAAAAGAGAGCTGCGCCTGCCCTCCCTGAATTCGCAATCCTTCAGCTTCTGAGATCTGACAGCCCCCAATGGGATATGTAATAAAGCTGAGAAGCGCTGGGCAACTACAGCCGCAGCTTAGATTAGGGAAGGTTCTCGGAATTAGGCGTCGCTTCCCAGAGCAAAAGGGAGAAGGAGGCAAAACCCTTGTCCCTACCGAGAATTTCTAggcccttcttccccccactccaccccAGTGTGCTCTAGGGTGCTCCTAAGGGCCGGGAAAGAACCGAGGAGTGATTTGCTTGGGGAAAAGTGGGGGATTCATTTATCCAATCCTTGGATATAATCAAAGATGGTCTTCCTTGCTGTATTCCCCTTGCACAAATTGGTAGagggaatgtgtgtgtatgttttggaAGGGAGGGAGTGGTAGCGACTCAGGAAGGGAAATGGTGAAGGTATATTTTAAGGGATGAGCTTCTTTTCCCACACAGATTTTGGAGAACCTAATCCATAACCTATGAGTGTTTTTCCTGGCTAGTATATCCCGTGATATGCCccaggatacacacacacacacacacacacacagagagagagagagagagagagagagagagagagagagagagagagagagagagagagagacagagagagagagagagagacagagagagacagagagagacagagacagatagacagagacagatagacagagacagagacagagcttCCCAAACCTGCATTTACAGGAAAGGGAACTAGACACAGCATAGTAAAAGACACCTGGACGAGATCTGCTTGAAATTAGGAGTGTGACCAGGCAAATGGAAGCGTGTCAGCCAGTGGCAGTCCTCAGTTACCAGCCCCCTCCTCATCCCAAACTCCTATGCCTTTCTCCCTGGAAAACTCCAAGGAGTCTATAAATCCTTCTTGTATTTTGCAGTTGGGCCTGGGCTCCCTGGAAGAAGGAGTTCAGATGAAGGTGTTCACAAAGGTCCCATATGAGCGTTCTCCCGAGAATCTTCCCATGAAAAGATCAGTAAGGTCACGCCATCAGCGAGTGACCTACTGAGTAACCGATCAGTTTACCACTCCACCCATGTACAATGCGAACTGTAAGGAAAGCCAGTTTAAAGCTTTGGTGGTGTTTATTTGTGTTTCTTGTAGTTATTATGGGGGtggtgatagaaaggagaaagaattcgAAATTTTGGGTAAGGGGAGAGAGGTAGTATTGAACCTCCCTGCCTAGTCTGTTCCCTGTTCTCCTATCCCTTCTTCCCATTGAGTTTCTTAATGAAGTTTCTCTACTCCCCTAAGgccacccccattttacagataagaaagctgaggcaaagaaaagatggacgaGTTTTTCAAAGCCCCACTTGTTCCTGGGCGCTGAGAGGCCCAAGTCCCCTGGGATGCTGCTTTGGACTCTTAACCGTGTGCGACCCCAGTCCGGGCGGTTGCGGAACTGGGGGCGCGAAGGTAAAAGTCGCCGTGAGCCCACTTGCTTCAAGCCAGTTGGTAGTGAGGAACTACAGAGATCTGGAGACGGCTCCTGAGTCCGGTATGGGTTGAG harbors:
- the TLX3 gene encoding T-cell leukemia homeobox protein 3 isoform X1, with amino-acid sequence MTQSLSGPRTLGKVSVRGEAPGPSWLRRNGDPAASPPSPAQPARPPRMEAPASAQTPHPHEPISFGIDQILNSPDQDSAPAPRGPDGASYLGGPGSRPGATYPSLPASFAGLGAPFEDAGSYSVNLSLAPAGVIRVPAHRPLPGAVPPPLPSALPAMPAVPAVPSLGGLNFPWMESSRRFVKDRFTAAAALTPFTVTRRIGHPYQNRTPPKRKKPRTSFSRVQICELEKRFHRQKYLASAERAALAKSLKMTDAQVKTWFQNRRTKWRRQTAEEREAERQQASRLMLQLQHDAFQKSLNDSIQPDPLCLHNSSLFALQNLQPWEEEGTKVPAVTSLV
- the TLX3 gene encoding T-cell leukemia homeobox protein 3 isoform X2, which codes for MTQSLSGPRTLGKVSVRGEAPGPSWLRRNGDPAASPPSPAQPARPPRMEAPASAQTPHPHEPISFGIDQILNSPDQDSAPAPRGPDGASYLGGPGSRPGATYPSLPASFAGLGAPFEDAGSYSVNLSLAPAGVIRVPAHRPLPGAVPPPLPSALPAMPAVPAVPSLGGLNFPWMESSRRFVKDRFTAAALTPFTVTRRIGHPYQNRTPPKRKKPRTSFSRVQICELEKRFHRQKYLASAERAALAKSLKMTDAQVKTWFQNRRTKWRRQTAEEREAERQQASRLMLQLQHDAFQKSLNDSIQPDPLCLHNSSLFALQNLQPWEEEGTKVPAVTSLV